Within the Anaerohalosphaeraceae bacterium genome, the region ACGTTGGCGCCCCTTTCCGACCAACTGTATAATTCCTGTTTTCCAAGACAGAAAGCCGAAAACCAATGTTGACAACGGAAAGGACAGCCCCCAAAGCTGCATGGGGGAAATCTTCAGAAAGCAGGAACAATTCAGAGCCGTTGCGGTCTGACAAGGCGGCCGGAAAAAGACCCGGGCAGATAATCTAAAAACTTCTCCGTCTGCCCCCGGCCGGTTTGCTGCCGCAGCATGGGAGGCAGAGAATGACCAATCCGCTTTTGATACCGGAACTGAAAGAACTGCTGGCAAACAACGATTCGGAAACGATTCAAAAGTTCTGTCAGCAGAATCATCCGGGTACGGTCGCTGAACTCATCAGCGGTCTGGAGCCGTCAGAAATCTGGCAGGTCCTTCACCTGCTCGACCCCCCTCTGCGGGCCGAAATCTTCTCCTTTTTCGACCTGAATAAACAGGTTGAACTGGCGACCGGTCCGAGCCGAAAGGATATGGCCCGCCTGCTGGAAGAAATGCCTCCTGACGACCGGGCGGACCTGGTCCGAAAACTCGACGAATCCCTGCTGGAAGAGATTCTTCCGCTTGTGGCCAAGGCCGAGCGGGAAGACATCCGCAAACTGGTCTCCTACGAAGAACGCACCGCCGGGGCGGTGATGAGCACGGACTATGCAGTTCTTCGCCCCGAAATGACCGTCGCACAGGCCATTGAGCAGCTCCGCCTCCAGGCCCCGTCCAAAGAAACCATTTACTATATCTATGTGATTGACGAAAACCGAAAGCTCATTGGATTCGTCTCGCTGAAAGACCTGATTACCGCCAAGCCGACTCAGCTGGTGCGGGATATCATGCACACCGACGCCATTTTTGCCCGCGTCAATGATGACCAGGAAGTCGTCGCCAAGCTTATCGAAAAATACGACCTGATCGCCGTCCCCATTGTGGATGAAAACGGTGTGCTGGTCGGCATCGTCACCCACGATGACGCCATCGACATTATCCGGCAGGAACAAACAGAAGATATGGAAAAGTTCATGGGAATCGCCGGTACCCACGAAGTCAGCAATTACCTTCAGACGCCTTGGTGGAAGCATTTTACCAAACGAGTCTACTGGATTGTCGGTCTGGCTGCTCTCGGACTGGTTTCCGGACTCGTGATCCACAGTTTCGAAGCAACCCTGATGAATCTGCTGATTCTGGCTTTGTATATGCCGATGGTCGCCGATACGGGCGGCAATACCGGCAGCCAGGCCGCTACCGTGGTTGTCCGCGCCCTGGCCCTCGGTCAGCTAAGGCCGAAAGACTTTCTCAAAGTGCTTCTGAAGGAATTTCAGGTCTCACTGGGTCTTGCCGTCATTCTCGGTCTGCTTTCCTTCGGCAAGGTTCTTTTCCTGTCCCGCACATCTGAAATCCCCGGCGGCTACTCCCTGGCGATGATTGCTGCAGCCATTGCGGTTGCCCTGGGTCTTCAGGTCATCACGGCTACGCTCATTGGGGCCGCTCTGCCGCTCCTCGTTGCCCGATTCAAACACGACCCGGCCGTCGTCGCCAGCCCCGCCCTGACCACCATCGTCGATATCACCGGCCTGTTCATCTATTTCTGTACCGCCAAAGTTTTCCTCGGAGTCTGACGATGACGGAACCGCTCCAGCCCCCTTTTCATACGATTCAGTGGGACGGCGGCCTTGACGGAACTCTTCTGGTGCTGGACCAGCGCAAACTGCCCGCTGAAGTTCGGTTCCTTCCGTGCCGAACTGTTGAAGACATAATGGAAGCCATCCGGACCCTGGCTGTCCGCGGTGCACCGGCCATCGGGATTGCCGCCGCCTTCGGCCTGTGCATCGGCCTTTCCCAAGCCAAACCCGATTCAATTTCGCGGGCCCTGACCGCCATTGAAGACGCCGCCGCCCGGCTGGCCGTCAGCCGTCCTACCGCCGTCAATCTCTTCTGGGCCCTGGAACGAATGAAAAAGACCGCCTATTGTTTCGTCGAACAAAACCCACGGGCCGATGTGCAGGACCTCCGCCGACATCTGCTCAAGCAGGCCCACACTATCCTTCAGGAAGACATCGACACCTGCCGGGCCATCGGGGAACACGGCGAGTCTCTTATCCCCGACGGCGGCGGCATCCTGACCCACTGCAACGCCGGCGCTTTGGCCACAGCCGGTATCGGCACCGCGCTGGGCATCCTGTACACCGCCCACCGATACGGCAAGCATTTCAGCGTCTATGTTGACGAGACACGTCCGCTTCTGCAGGGGGCCCGCCTTACGGCATGGGAACTGAGTCAGTTTGGAATCCGACCGACCCTGATTTGCGACAATATGGCCGCCTCTCTGATGAAAGCCGGCAAAATCAGCGCCGTGCTCGTCGGGGCCGACCGGATCGCCGCCAACGGCGACACCGCCAACAAAATCGGCACGCTCGGCCTGAGCATTCTGGCCGCCCATTTCCAAATTCCTTTCTACGTTGCCGCACCGACCAGCACTTTTGATTTGTCTATCCCATCCGGTCAATTCATTCCGATTGAGCATCGCAGTCCGGACGAAGTCTGCTCGTTCCGGAATCTGCGGATTGCCCCGCCCGACGCGGAAGGGTATAATCCGGCTTTCGACGTAACGGATGCGGAGCGAATCAGTGCCGTCATTACCGAAAAAGGCATCCTTCGCCCTCCGCTGGAGAAAGCCATACGCCAAATATTGGGAACCAAATGAAAATCCTGTTCGACCTGCTCCATCCGGCCCATTTTCATTTGTTCAAAAACGCCGTTGCGGAACTTCGGCAAAACGGCCATCACGTCGAAATCATCGCCCGCCAAAAAGACTGCCTGCCCCAGCTGCTCGACAGCACCGGCTGGCCCTATACCCTGATTCCCCGCCGCGGCACCGCCGGCCTGCCCACGCTGGCCCTCGAAACCCTCCGGGCTGCTGGACTGGCCGCATGGAAAGGGCTCCGGCATAAGATTGACATCATGGCGGGCACTTCCGTCTCCATCGGTCCGGCCGCCCGCTTGTGCGGCGCCCGCGCCTGCATCTTCGAAGAAGATGATGCCGCCGTCATCCCTCTGATGGTCCGGTTCGGATACCCCTTCGCCCACTACATCATTACCCCCCAGTGGCTGACCGGCGAAAACCACGGGCGAAAACACCTGACCTATCCGGGATTTCACGAACTGGCTTACCTGCACCCCCGGCGGTTTCAGCCGGACCCAGACATCCGCCGGGAATTGGGCGTGCAGGAAAACCAGTGGTATTTTCTTATGCGTCTGGTTGCCCTCAAAGCCCATCACGACATCGGCCAAAAGGGGCTCAGTCCCGACCAGGCCCGGCAGATTCTCCGTGTGCTTGCCGAACACGGACGCGTCTTTATCAGCGCCGAATCCGACCTCGCTGAGGACCTGAAACCCTACCGGCTGCCCATCCCGCCCCATCGAATCCTCGATGCGCTGGCATTCGCCGACCTGCTTGTCTCCGACAGCCAAACCATGAGCGTCGAAGCGGCCATGCTCGGCACCCCCTCAATTCGGTGCAATACCTTTGTCGGCCGGCTCAGCGTCCTGAACGTCCTCGACCGGCACTACGAATTGACCGCCGGCTTTCTGCCCTCCGATTTTGACAAACTTCTGATGCTTCTGACCAAGTGGCTCCATACGCCGGACCTGAAAGTCCAATGGCAAATCCGCCGCCGCCGAATGCTCGACGAGTGTATTGACCTGACCGACTGGATGCTGGCGCTCTTCGAAGACCTGGCCGCAGGAAAGGACCGCCGGCGTCCCAGGCAGGAGACCGCACAATGAAAAGACCTCTTCGCATCCTGACCATCCTCGGCGCCCGACCCCAATTTATCAAGGCCGCCGCCGTCAGCCGGGCCGTTCAAACCCTCAACAGCCGCTCTGAAACGCCGCTGATTCAGGAAACCATCGTCCACACCGGCCAGCACTACGATGAAAACATGTCCGACATCTTCTTTCGGGAAATGGAGATTCCCGCACCGGCCTATTATCTGGCCGTCGGCAGCGGTGAACACGGTGCCCAAACCGGACGGATGCTCGAAAAAATCGAACAGGTCCTCCTTCAGGAGCGTCCCGATTTGTGTCTGGTGTACGGCGATACCAACACCACACTGGCGGGGGCTCTGGCTGCCGTCAAACAGCACATCCCAACCGCCCATATCGAAGCGGGGCTGCGCTCTTACGATCAGCGTATGCCCGAAGAAATCAACCGTCTCATCGCCGACCACATCTGCCGGTACCGATTCTGCCCCACCCGGACCGCCGTCGAGAACCTCAAAAAAGAAGGCATTGAATCCGGCGTGTACCTGACCGGCGATGTGATGTACGACTGCCTGCTTTATTACCGCCAAAAAATTCAGGACCGCCAATCTTTGATTCTTTCGCAATTCGGACTCCAGCGGGGAACCTACTTTCTGGCAACTCTTCACCGCGCTGAAAACACCGACAATCCGCATCGTCTGGCCCACATTTTCGAGGGTCTGCGTCGAATCGCCGAATCGGTCGGGCTCGTTCTTTTGCCCCTGCACCCCCGCACCGCCGCCGCCCTTCAGCGTTCAAACCTGCCCGTCCCGCCGCAGATTCAGCTCATCGAGCCCGTCTCTTACCTGACCATGCTCGTCCTCGAGCAAAACGCCCGTGCCGTCCTCACCGATTCCGGCGGCGTCCAAAAAGAGGCCTATTTCCTCCGCATTCCCTGCCTGACGTTCCGGGATCGAACGGAATGGCCCGAAACCGTCCGCGACGGCTGGAATATCCTCGTTGATGCCGACCCGCATCGAATCGCCCAAACCGCCGCCTCCCTCCAGCGTCCTCAATCCGAACCAAAGACCGCCGAATACGGTGACGGCTCCGCCTCCATCAAAATCCTGCAAATCCTTCTGGAGCAATTTCGCCCCGGCGGCTAACCAACCCGCCGAAAAAACTTGCCCCCCTTCTGTCGGCTTCTTACAATCAAACAAACTTTATGAAAAAAACGACAGACATAATACCATTTGATACGGAAAACTTTTTCGTTCCTGCCGATGCCGGCCGGAACGCCGGCGCCGCCTTTACCGTGTATCCCGAAAAGGGTTTTCTCCATGGCTGTCTCGCTCGGAAAAAGCATTAAAACACAGTTTGTCGGCAACGTTCTTTTTTCGCTGCTGATGGTGGCCGCTGCAATGCTCACGGCGCGCATCCTCGGTCCGGCAGACCGCGGTCTGCTCCGGCTGGCCCAGCTGCTTCCTCTGGTTCTGACCAAAATCTTCAGTTTCGGTCTGGATATCAGCAGCGCCGCCTTCCCCGGTCTGTACCCGGACCGCCGACGCGAGCTGTTTCTCTTGACGGTTCTGCTTTCGCTGGCCGGTTCCCTGGTAGCAATCCTCCTCGAATATCTGTTCTTCGCCCTGCCTTTCCCCAAAGGCCAGTTCGGCCAGATGACTCCTTTGCTGATTACGCTGAGCATCGTATATATCCCCTTCTTTATGCTCGCCCAAAACCTGATGACCTTCGTTCGCGGCTGCGGACAAATCGACCGTTCCGTGCGCGTCCAGCTCATCCAAACAAGTTCGCTGCTGGTTCTTTTGCTGATTTTCGTCCTTGCCGGCCGCTTCACCGTTCCGCTGGCAATGACGCTGTTTATCCTCTGCACCCTGCCCGGCATTGCGCTGGCCGTTGCCTATCTTCGTCCCTATTGGAATCTTCGCTGGTTTACCCAGACCGGCTCGCTTCTGAAAACCTCTCTGCGGTTTGGGATGCAGGTCAGTTTATCCCACATCGCCTCCTTCCTGGTGCTCTATCAGGACCAAGTTATGCTCGGTTTTATGGTTCCCCTTGCGCAGGTCGGCCAATATATGATTTCCGTCTCCGTCGCCGAGCGGATGCGTCTGCTGCCCAACGCCGTCTCCATGGCCTTTCTGCCGCACCTGTCCTCCGATTTGCAGAACCGCCAGGCTGAAGTGCCCCGCACGTTTCGGCTGACCCTGCTGATCTCTCTGCTGGCTCTGGTGCCGTATGGTCTGCTCGGCACCGCCGCCATCGCCCTTCTGCTGGGCCGACCTTATGCAGGCTCCATCGCCCCCTTTCTCATCCTTATAGCCGGTGTTGCCGTCGTCGGTGCCGCCGACATCCTCGCAGGCGATTTGGCCGCCCGCCAGAAACCCAAATACGCCGTCATCAACGGCTATACCACGTTCCTGCTCAATCTTGTCCTGAATTTCCTCTTCATCCCATCGATGAGCATCATCGGCGCCGCTCTGGCCAGCACATTGGCTTACTGGCTTTCCGCAGCCTTGTGGATTTTCTTCTATCTCCGCGAAAGCAAACGCCCCCTCCGCTGCCTTCGGTTCGAAGCCGATGACTTCCGCTTTCTCCTCCAAACCGCTCGCGACCTGCTCCGGCGTACAGCCGGCCGATTTCACAAATCCGCCTGATTCGCGTTGGAAGAATCGACCCTTTTCAAACCGGCGATTGCCTTTTTTCCAGACTTTCGATATACTCAAAACGGTTGCAGGAATAAAAGATGAAGCTCATTATACAAATCCCCTGCTATAACGAAGAAGCCACGCTGCCGCAAGTTCTTGCCGACCTGCCCCGGCAAATTGACGGCATCGACATCATTGAATACCTCCTCATCGATGACGGCAGTACCGACCGTACCGTTGAAACCGCCCGCCGCCTGGGTGTTCATCATATCCTCCCGCTCGGCACAAACCGGGGTCTGGCCTTCGCTTTTCTGAGGGGGCTTCACTATGCTGTCCAGCTCGGCGCCGATATCATCGTCAACACCGACGGTGACAATCAGTACGACGGCCGCTGTATTCCAGACCTCATACGTCCGATTCTCGAAGGCCGGCTTGACATCGTTATCGGGGCCCGTCCCATTAAAACCATCGAACACTTCTCCTGGTCCAAGAAAAAACTCCAGCAGCTCGGCAGTCGGGTCGTTCGCCAGTTTTCCGGTACGGACATTCCGGACACCACCAGCGGTTTTCGCGCCTACAGCGCCGAGGCCGCAATGAAGCTGCACGTCTTTAACCGCTACACCTACACGCTCGAAACCATTATTCAGGCGGGACATATGGACCTGCGGATCGGTTCGGTACCCATCCGCGTCAACCCCCAGACGCGCCCTTCGCGGCTGATTTCTTCAACCCCGGCCTACATCGCCCGCTCCGCATCCATCATTCTGCGCTCCTATATCACCTACAAACCCTTGTGGACATTTTTCTATGTGTCCATTGTTCCGGGCACACTTGGCCTGGCCCTGTGCATTCGGTATCTGTATTTCTTCTTCACCGGCAGCGGGCGAGGACACCTGCAGTCCCTCCTGCTGGCGGCCATCCTCCTGATTCTCACCTTCCTCCTGTGGGTTCTCGGCATCCTGGCCGACCTCATCAGCGTCAACCGAAAACTGATTCAGGAACAGCTGTACCTGTCTCGAAATCAGGAAAGAACCGGCCGCCGGATGGATTGCTCCGACACTCCAAAAACAACCGGATAACGATAAGCCCCAAAAAATTCCCTTGAAAAACATCCGCTTTTCCCTTATCAAACCTGCATCGATGCAAGATTTATGTTCGATTTATGAACAACAACTTTGAGACAAGGAGAACGAAATGAAAAAGATGATTGCAGCAGGATTGATTTGGGGCCTACTGGGAACCTGTGTCTTGGCATCGGGTTTTATCGGAACACCGACGGCCGGACTGGACAAAGGCCAATGGAGCGCCGGCTATGAATACGCCTATTCCGAGCAGGAGCTGGAGAAAACCGAAGTCCCGGGAACACAGTTTACGCTGAACGCCGACAGGGAAATTGTCGGCAGCAGCAGAGATGGATATACCCTCAAAATCGACGAATTAAAAATCCATCGGCACTACATCTCCTTCGGATACGGCATTGACTCCTGGTGGGAAATCACCGCCGCTATTGGTGCCGCCGACCTCAAAATGGACACAAACGCCCCCTTTGGCCGGCCCATTTCCAATCTCGATACGGATTATGCCTGGGGGCTTGGAACAAAATTCACCTTCTTCAAACAGGATAAAATCGACTGGGGTTTGGCCGCCAAATGGAACTGGATTGATAATCAGGCGGACACGAGCAGCACAGCAGACCTCGGCGGAGGAACCATTGTAAGAAATAAACTCAAAACAATGGTGGAATACTGGGATTTGGTGATTGCTCTGGGGCCGACAATCAATATGGGCGGCTGGAAGCTGTACGGCGGCCCCTTCTACTACTATCTGGACGGCGATATCAAAAACCATTTAACAACTTCGAATTATACCGGCGGCACTTACAGCGGCGGAAGTCTGCTCAAGGAATCCGGCGAACTCAAAGCCGAAGACAACTGGGGCGGATATATCGGGGCCCAGTTTGAGCTGATGAAAAATTGGGATACCAACGTCGAACTGTCCGCCACACCGGAGGGCTGGGGAGTCGGAGCCGCACTCAAGATAAAATTCTAACCCCATCGAAAACCTAAAGCATCCCTGAAACCGCGGTTTGCCGCCGCGGTTTCTTTTTTTCTCCGCTCCTTCACAGAAACATCTGTGCAGCAGCCCTAACTGATCGTGTCTATGTTGTTATCCAGATTGAAATAGTCGATTTTTTCCTGAGGATTGGTGCCGTTCAGGTACTCTTCGATGTTGGTATAGCCGTCGCCGTCTGAATCAAGAGAGGCATCAGAGGGCTCCTTCGGGTTCAGCCCATATTGGGTTTCC harbors:
- the mgtE gene encoding magnesium transporter, whose product is MTNPLLIPELKELLANNDSETIQKFCQQNHPGTVAELISGLEPSEIWQVLHLLDPPLRAEIFSFFDLNKQVELATGPSRKDMARLLEEMPPDDRADLVRKLDESLLEEILPLVAKAEREDIRKLVSYEERTAGAVMSTDYAVLRPEMTVAQAIEQLRLQAPSKETIYYIYVIDENRKLIGFVSLKDLITAKPTQLVRDIMHTDAIFARVNDDQEVVAKLIEKYDLIAVPIVDENGVLVGIVTHDDAIDIIRQEQTEDMEKFMGIAGTHEVSNYLQTPWWKHFTKRVYWIVGLAALGLVSGLVIHSFEATLMNLLILALYMPMVADTGGNTGSQAATVVVRALALGQLRPKDFLKVLLKEFQVSLGLAVILGLLSFGKVLFLSRTSEIPGGYSLAMIAAAIAVALGLQVITATLIGAALPLLVARFKHDPAVVASPALTTIVDITGLFIYFCTAKVFLGV
- the mtnA gene encoding S-methyl-5-thioribose-1-phosphate isomerase, encoding MTEPLQPPFHTIQWDGGLDGTLLVLDQRKLPAEVRFLPCRTVEDIMEAIRTLAVRGAPAIGIAAAFGLCIGLSQAKPDSISRALTAIEDAAARLAVSRPTAVNLFWALERMKKTAYCFVEQNPRADVQDLRRHLLKQAHTILQEDIDTCRAIGEHGESLIPDGGGILTHCNAGALATAGIGTALGILYTAHRYGKHFSVYVDETRPLLQGARLTAWELSQFGIRPTLICDNMAASLMKAGKISAVLVGADRIAANGDTANKIGTLGLSILAAHFQIPFYVAAPTSTFDLSIPSGQFIPIEHRSPDEVCSFRNLRIAPPDAEGYNPAFDVTDAERISAVITEKGILRPPLEKAIRQILGTK
- a CDS encoding DUF354 domain-containing protein, translating into MKILFDLLHPAHFHLFKNAVAELRQNGHHVEIIARQKDCLPQLLDSTGWPYTLIPRRGTAGLPTLALETLRAAGLAAWKGLRHKIDIMAGTSVSIGPAARLCGARACIFEEDDAAVIPLMVRFGYPFAHYIITPQWLTGENHGRKHLTYPGFHELAYLHPRRFQPDPDIRRELGVQENQWYFLMRLVALKAHHDIGQKGLSPDQARQILRVLAEHGRVFISAESDLAEDLKPYRLPIPPHRILDALAFADLLVSDSQTMSVEAAMLGTPSIRCNTFVGRLSVLNVLDRHYELTAGFLPSDFDKLLMLLTKWLHTPDLKVQWQIRRRRMLDECIDLTDWMLALFEDLAAGKDRRRPRQETAQ
- the wecB gene encoding UDP-N-acetylglucosamine 2-epimerase (non-hydrolyzing), with the protein product MKRPLRILTILGARPQFIKAAAVSRAVQTLNSRSETPLIQETIVHTGQHYDENMSDIFFREMEIPAPAYYLAVGSGEHGAQTGRMLEKIEQVLLQERPDLCLVYGDTNTTLAGALAAVKQHIPTAHIEAGLRSYDQRMPEEINRLIADHICRYRFCPTRTAVENLKKEGIESGVYLTGDVMYDCLLYYRQKIQDRQSLILSQFGLQRGTYFLATLHRAENTDNPHRLAHIFEGLRRIAESVGLVLLPLHPRTAAALQRSNLPVPPQIQLIEPVSYLTMLVLEQNARAVLTDSGGVQKEAYFLRIPCLTFRDRTEWPETVRDGWNILVDADPHRIAQTAASLQRPQSEPKTAEYGDGSASIKILQILLEQFRPGG
- a CDS encoding polysaccharide biosynthesis C-terminal domain-containing protein; protein product: MAVSLGKSIKTQFVGNVLFSLLMVAAAMLTARILGPADRGLLRLAQLLPLVLTKIFSFGLDISSAAFPGLYPDRRRELFLLTVLLSLAGSLVAILLEYLFFALPFPKGQFGQMTPLLITLSIVYIPFFMLAQNLMTFVRGCGQIDRSVRVQLIQTSSLLVLLLIFVLAGRFTVPLAMTLFILCTLPGIALAVAYLRPYWNLRWFTQTGSLLKTSLRFGMQVSLSHIASFLVLYQDQVMLGFMVPLAQVGQYMISVSVAERMRLLPNAVSMAFLPHLSSDLQNRQAEVPRTFRLTLLISLLALVPYGLLGTAAIALLLGRPYAGSIAPFLILIAGVAVVGAADILAGDLAARQKPKYAVINGYTTFLLNLVLNFLFIPSMSIIGAALASTLAYWLSAALWIFFYLRESKRPLRCLRFEADDFRFLLQTARDLLRRTAGRFHKSA
- a CDS encoding glycosyltransferase family 2 protein yields the protein MKLIIQIPCYNEEATLPQVLADLPRQIDGIDIIEYLLIDDGSTDRTVETARRLGVHHILPLGTNRGLAFAFLRGLHYAVQLGADIIVNTDGDNQYDGRCIPDLIRPILEGRLDIVIGARPIKTIEHFSWSKKKLQQLGSRVVRQFSGTDIPDTTSGFRAYSAEAAMKLHVFNRYTYTLETIIQAGHMDLRIGSVPIRVNPQTRPSRLISSTPAYIARSASIILRSYITYKPLWTFFYVSIVPGTLGLALCIRYLYFFFTGSGRGHLQSLLLAAILLILTFLLWVLGILADLISVNRKLIQEQLYLSRNQERTGRRMDCSDTPKTTG